GACGCCCGGGAGTTGAACCGGATTATCAAGATCGATGAATACAATATGCAGGCCACGGTCCAGGCGGGCGTCGTCCTACAAAGACTGGAGGATGAACTCAACCAACGCGGCCTGACCACCGGGCATTCGCCCCAGTCCAAGCCGGTCGCCAAGTATGGCGGCCTCGTGGCCACGCGCAGCATCGGTCAGTTTTCAACGCTCTATGGCGGCATCGAGGACATGGTTGTCGGACTGGAGTGTGTGTTCCCGGATGGCCATGTGTCGCGGATCAAGAATGTGCCGCGCCGCGCCGGTGGCCCCGATATTCGCCATATTGCTATCGGCAACGAAGGCACCCTCTGCTATATCACCGAGGTGACGGTCAAGATCTATCGCCACTTCCCCCAGAACAATGTCTTTTTCGGCTATCTCATCAAGGATATGGCAAGTGGGATCAAGGTGCTGCGAGAGGTCATAGTGAACGGGTACCGGCCTTCTGTCGCCCGTGTCTATTCCGAAGAGGATGCCCGGCAGCACTTTTACCACTTTCACAAGGGAAACTGCGTGCTCCTCTTCATGGCCGAAGGGAACAAGGGCATCGTTCAGGCCACCTGCGCCGGGATCGAAGAGGCGGTCGAGAAGTTCAAGGACGGTGTCATCGAGCAGGTGGACAGCAGCCTGATTGCGTCCTGGTTCTCGCATCTCAACTGGTCGCAGCAGGACATCGACGACGAATTCCAGGGCATGATCGACAACGACTCCCACGCTGGGTTCACGACCGAAGTATCTGCCGACTGGGAAACCATCCCGACGCTGTATGACAACGTGATCAAGCGCGTCAGGACGGAATTCGGGAGGGCCCATGATTTGACCCTATTGGGTGGCCATTCTTCTCATAGCTACATCAACGGCACCAACATGTATTTCGTCTACAACTACGCCATCCACTGTGCTCCGGAGGACGAGATGCGGGTGTACCATCACCCGATCCAGCGGATCATTGTGGAAGAGACCCTCAAGCTCGGTGGATCCATGTGCCATCACCATGGCATCGGAAAATACCGTAACGAATGGACGAGGGATGAGCACGGTTCAGCCTACTACATGCTCGAGAAACTGAAGGAAGCATTCGATCCCAATGGCATCATGAACTTTGGCGCCATCTTCTATCAGGAAGAGGGCGCCAGGTTCCAGAAGTAAGCTCACGAAGGAGGCAGTTTGTGTTGGCATGATGATGCAGCCACTCGCGCCCGCTGCATCGAGTTCCTGCACCGGGCTTACGGTTTCAGCGCCCTCCTCGTTCCGGCAACGCACTGGGGCCGGATGATTGCCCCGAGGGCGGCTATGCCACCTTCTGGAGATCAAAAAAGATGAACGTTACCGACTTTACGATGGATTTTTTCTCTCTGAAAGGCAAGAACGCCCTGATCACAGGCGGGAACAGCGGCCTAGGGCAGGCCTTTTCGGTGGCGCTCGCCACGGGCGGCGCCAATGTGCTGGCCGTCAGCCTGATGGCGGAGGACGGCGAGACAAAGCAATGGGTCGAGGAGTGCGGGGTCGAGTACAGACACCTGTACGCTGACATCACCGCTGACGGCGAATGCAAGCGGGCCGTAGACGACTGTGTGGCGGCCTGGGGCAGCATCGATATCCTGGTCAACTGCGCGGGCATCTGCATCAATGTCGAAGATGTGACCAGGTTCACCCGCACGGAATGGGACAAGATGGTGGCCGTCAACCTGACCGCGGCTTTCGAGATGATCCACGAGGCCTGCAAGCACATGATCAAGCAGAATCGCGGCAAGATTATCAACATCGCCTCCCTTTACTCCTTTCTGGGCGGGCAGTGGTCCCCGGCCTATGCCTCCACCAAGCACGGGATCGTTGGTCTGACCAAAGCCATGTGCGATGAACTGGCGCAGTTCGATATCCAGGTCAATGCCATCGCTCCGGGTTATTTCGCCACCAAGCTGACAGAAAAGACCCGCAGCGACCCGCAGCGCAATGCCGCCATCCTGTCCCATATCCCTGCCAACCGTTGGGGCTGGACGGTCGATCTCATGGGCGCCTGCGTGTTCCTTGCCAGCGACGCCTCGAACTATGTGAACGGCGCCGTCCTGACTGTCGACGGCGGCTACCTGATGCGTTGATCTCGACAGGAACAATTATAGATGGCTGGCCAAAGAATGGCTGGCCAAAGAATGGCTGGCCAAAGAAATGATACTCGGTCCTGAAACGTGATGCGTGATGCGTGAAAATCGCCGACGTTTTCTCACATTTCACGTTTCACGGTTTACGACCTTCATAACAAATCAACCTAGCGGTCAATACAGGGAGGAAAGTATGCGTGACGTGTATTTCATCGGGGTCGACAGCGGCACCCAGAGCACCAAGGTTTCCATGATCAACCAGCGGGGAGAGGTCCTCCTCAGCGCCAGCCAGCCCCTGCGGCCCATGCTCTCCCGGCAAACCGGCTGGGTCGAACACCCTGACGACGACCTATGGGACAGCACGAAGGCGGCGCTGAGGGAACTGATGGCATCCTTCCAGGGGGGTGTCCGGGATATCAAGGGGATCGGACTCTGTGCGATCCGCTGCTGCCGGGTGTTTCTGAAAAAGGACGGCTTGCTGGCGGCGCCGGTCATGAGCTGGATGGATATTCGCGCCTATGTCCCCTTCGAGGACGAACCGGAGATCGGCTATACCGGGTCGACCTCGGGCTATCTGACCTTCCGTCTGACCGGGGAGCTAAGGGACACCATCGCCAACTCGTACCAATACCAGTTCCCCGTGGACATGGAGACCTGGAAGTGGACCGAGGATGCGGAAGTACTAGCCGCATTCAGGATTCCCCGGCATAAGCTCCTGGACATGGGCTTGCCCGGAGAAATCCTTGGGCGTGTTTCCGCGGCGGCGGCGGCAGAAACCGGTCTGCCCGAGGGCATCCCCGTGGTGGCCACCGCCAACGACAAGGCGGTGGAGGCCCTGGGGTCGGGGCTGATCGAGCCCCGGGTCGCCCTGTTGTCTTTGGGCACCTATATCGCCTCGATGATCGCAGGCGAACGGAATCTGCCCGATTCGAATCGCTTCTTCACCAATCTGTCGTGCATCCCCTACCGCTATCTCTATGAAAGCACGGGTATCCGGGGCGGCATGTGGCATATCTCCTGGTTCAAGAGCATCATCGGTGAAGAGCTTGAGCAGAAGGCGCGTGAATCAGGCCGAATCGTGGAGGATCTGCTGGAGGCGGAAGCGGCCCAGGTTCCTGCCGGCTGCGATGGTCTCCTGACCGTTCCGGACTGGCTTGCTCCGGCGACACAACTGCACAAGAAGGGTGTCATGATCGGCTTCGATCAGCGACATACCCGGGGCCACATGTACCGGTCGATCATGGAAGCCATTGCCATGCGGATGAAGAACAACCTCGATGGCATGGTTCAGGAAATCGGGGTCGTCCCGGACAAGCTGATCGTCTGCGGCGGAGGGTCGAACAGCGCGCTCTTTATGCAGATCGTGGCCGATGTCTTCGGTATCAGGACCGTGCGCAACCGGATCAACGGAGCCGCCGCCCTGGGAGCGGCCATCTGTGTGGCCGTGGCGACGGGAATCTACCCTGACTTTGCCCAGGCTGCCGGCGCCATGGTGCATCAGCGCGACGAGTTCAGCCCCGACCCAAAGAACCACAGGGTCTATGCGACGATCAACGAGGGGGCCTATCGGGAACTTGCGGCCATGCTGGAGGGAACACTCACGCAAATACACCGTGCGTGCGAAGAGGCAAACCGATTGGGGTAGCCGTAGCGGTGCTACTACTTCACGCCGGAAGATACGCAAGCGCTCACTGAGAAGCTGGCTGGCTGATAAGCTGGCTGGCTGATAAGCTGGCTGGCTGATAAGCTGGCTGGCTGATAAGCTGGCTGGCTGATAAGCTGGCTGGCCGACTGTCGCCCGCGGCGCAGGTGGCGATCCACGCCTTCACCTTCGGCCATCCCTTCTATGTGACCGCGCTGGCTGAGCGCGTACGTGAGCTGGCTGCCGGCGACGGCTGGCGCCGAAGCGGTTAGCCCAGAGATCGAAGATGGCCTGGCGCTCTCGGCGGTCGCCAACCGACTGCGGCGCCAGGCGTCGGCTGCACGCGACTACCTCAGGCGCTTGATGGAGGTGGATCTGCTGGTGGAGCGCGGGGGGCGCTATTTCTACGCCGATCCGGTGTTCCGCTACTGGGTGGCGCAGACCACGAAGGGGGTCGCAATCGAGGGGTTCCCCCGCCAGGAAGGATGAAAGCGCTCGTAGCTGGATTGGCTGAGCGGTTCGCACGCGCTTCGACCCAGCTGGGCCACGCCAAGGAAAGCGAGGTGCGGGAGTTGCTGCGCAAGCTGGCCGGACGAACCGTCCCCGGCGCCTATCTGGGCCGGACTGACCCGATTCTCGTGCCGGCATTCACCCGCATCGAGCCCTACCGCTCGCCCGATGGTCAGACTGAGATCGACGCGCTGGCTGAGAACGACGAACAATGGGCGGTGGAGGTCAAGTGGCGGCAGAAGCGGGTTGGACGGTGAAGGCCGCCTGGTGAAGGCCGCCTGGTGAAGGCCGCCTGGTGAAGGCCGCCTGGTGAATGAACGTTCGGGTGCGATGCTGGTGTAAACTGGGCCCGTGCACGAGCTTCCCGTTACTCAAGGCATTCTACAGGTCGCCGTCGAAACGGCGCGCCAGCACAATGCCGATCACATCACCGATATCCATCTTGTCATTGGTGTGCTGGCGGGTCTTGTCGACGATTCTATCCAGTTCTACTTCGATATCCTCAGCCAGGACACCCTGGCTGCCGGCGCCACCCTGCATTTCCGCCGTGAACCTGCCATTGCCGTTTGCGGGCAATGCGGTCGGCAAACCGAAGTGACGCCCCCCCTCTTGACCGCGTGTCCAGCCTGCGCCAGCCCCCGCCTGACCGTCACCGGCGGGCGCGCCTTCTACGTCGACAGCATAGACATCGACTGATCGCACCGGGCGGGCGACTGGGCACAGGCGGCCGCCGGCTCGCCCCTCCCCCGACCCTGCTTCCCATCTGCCCATGCCCAACATCCCTGTCGTCCAGCACATCCTCAGCGCCAATGATCAGATTGCCGCCGAAAATCGCGCCCTTTTCGACGCTTCGGGCATCCTCGTGCTGAACTTGATGGCCTCGCCCGGCGCTGGCAAGACCAGCGTCATCCTGGCCACGGCCGCCCGCCTGCCGGCGGCCATGCGCCCCGGCGTCATCGAAGGCGACCTGGCCTCGCGCATCGATGCCGACATCATCGCCGCCCGCGGCATCCCTGTCACCCAGATCAACACTGGCGGCGGCTGCCATCTCGACGCGCCCATGATCCGTTCGGCCCTGCCCGGCTTGCCCCTGGCCGATCTCAACCTGCTGCTGATCGAGAACGTCGGCAACCTCGTCTGTCCGGCCAACTTCGCCCTGGGCGCCGACCTGAACGTGGTGGTGGCCAGCGCGCCCGAAGGCCACGACAAGCCGTACAAATATCCCGGCATGTTCGCCGCCGCCGACGTGGTCTTGCTCAACAAGGCCGATCTGATCGACGTGTTCGAGTTCGACCTACCTTTCTTCGAACGGGGCTTGCGCATGGTCAACGATCGGGCGCCCCTGTTTCTGCTGTCGTGCAAGTCGGGCGCGGGCGTCGATGCCTGGGTGGACTGGCTGGCCGGGCCGGAAAGGCTGGCCGGGCCGGAAAGGCTGGCCGAGCGGTGGCGGCAGCGTTGATTGTGAATCAACTTATGGCGCCGCAATCCGCAATCCGCAATCCGCAATCCGCAATCCGCCGCCTGCGCCTGGAAATCCACGGAGCCGTGCAGGGGGTCGGGTTCCGGCCGTTCGTCTATCGGCTGGCGACAGGCCTGGGCCTGGCGGGCTGGGTGATCAACGACAGCCGGGGCGTGTTTATCGAGGTGGAGGGCGACGAAGCGAACGTGCAGGCGTTCCTGGATCGCCTGCCTGCCGAGCGACCGCCGCTTTCGCTGATCCAATCACTCGACGCGGCGTGGCTGCCGCCCGCGGGCTACGACATCTTTGAGATTCGCCATTCCGATGACCGCGGCAGCAAGACCGTGATCATGTTGCCCGACATCGCCACGTGCCCTGAGTGTTTGGGCGAAGTACGCGCTGCAGGCGATCGCCGTTTCGGCTATCCCTTCACCAACTGCACCAACTGCGGCCCGCGCTTCAGCATCATTGCCGCCCTGCCCTACGACCGGCCCCACACCACCATGCGGCGCTTTGTCATGTGCCCGGCCTGCCAGCGCGAATACGATGACCCCGGCGACCGCCGCTTCCACGCCCAACCGAACGCCTGCCCCGTGTGCGGCCCCGACCTGGCATTCTTCGATTTCGGATCTCAGATTGCGGATTTCGGAGCCAATCCGCAATCTCCAATCTCCAATAACCAATTACCAGTTACCACCAAAGACGAGGCCCTGCGCTCAGCCGCACGTGCAATCCGCCAGGGCAAGATCGTCGCCGTCAAAGGCATCGGCGGCTTCCACCTCATGGTCGATGCTGGCAACGAGGCCGCTGTGGCCCGGCTGCGCACGCTCAAGCCGCGCCTGCACAAACCCTTCGCCCTGATGGTGCGCGACATTGCACAGGCGCGCACCGTGGTCGAGACGTCACCGCAAGCCGAAGCGCTGCTGTCGTCGCCTGAAGCGCCCATCGTCCTGCTGCCCAAGCGCGTCCGGCAGCCCTCGCCCGTCGCCTCCGCCGTCGCCCCCGCCAACCCCAACCTGGGCGTGATGCTGCCGGCCATGCCTTTGCATCACCTGCTGCTGGCCGAGCTTGGCTTTCCGGTGGTGGCCACGAGCGGCAATCTCAGCGACGAGCCCATCTGCACGGACGAGCAGGAAGCCATGCACCGCCTGGGGCACATCGCCGACGCCTTCCTCGTGCACAATCGCCCCATCGCCCGGCATGTCGACGACAGCATCGCCTGGCTGCTCGATGGCGAACCCAGGCTGCTGCGCCGCGCCCGCGGCTACGCCCCGCTGCCGGTGCTCATGCCCGCTCCGGTTCCCACCATTTTGGCGGTGGGGGCGCACCTCAAGAATACCGTGGCCCTGAGCGTTGGCCAGCAGGTCTTCATCAGCCAGCACATCGGCGATTTGGAGACTTCCGAAGCCCTGGCTGCATTCGAGCGCGTCATCGCCGATTTCCTGCGCCTGTACGAGGCCGCGCCGGTCGCCATCGCTCACGACCTGCACCCGGAATATCTGTCGACACAATGGGCGCGTGGGCATCTGGGAACCTCCAGCCCTTCCTCAATCTCCAATCTCCAATCTGCAATCTCCAATCTCATTCCCATCCAACATCACCACGCCCATCTGGCCGCGGTGCTGGCCGAGAATCATGTGGCCGGCCCCGCCCTGGGCCTGATTTGGGATGGCGTGGGCTATGGCCCCGATGGCGTCATCTGGGGTGGCGAATGTCTGCTGGGCGACGCCGCCGGCTTTTGCCGCGTGGCGCATCTGCGCCCCTTCCGCTTGCTCGGCGGCGCCGCCGCCGCCCGCGAGCCGCGGCGCGTGGCGCTGGCCTTGTTGTGGGAACTGATCGGCGAGGAAGTCTTTGCCCGCTCTGACCTGGCCCCGGTGCGGGACCTCAGCCCGACCGAACAGCGTGTCTTTGCCCAAATGTTGCGCCATGACCTCAACTCGCCCCGCACCACCAGCATGGGCCGGCTGTTCGACGGCGTGGCGGCGCTGCTGGGCTTGCACCAGCGCACGACTTTCGAGGGGCAGGCAGCCATGGCCCTGGAATTTGCCGCTGACCCGGCGGTGCGCGACGCCTATCCGTTTTTGCTGAGTAGACAAGTAGACAAGGAAACAAGTAGGCAAGGAGACAAGGAGGCGCAGAGCCCGGAACTCGGAACTCTCGACTGGCGCCCGCTGGTCGAAGCTATCCTGGCTGATGTCGCTCGCAACGTTCCGGCATCCACCATGGCCGCGCGGTTCCACAACACCCTGGTTGCGGTGGCGAGGGCTGTGGCGCAGGCTGCGGGCTGCCCGCGCGTGGCTCTATCGGGCGGCTGCTTTCAGAATCGCCTGCTCACGGAAACAATGGCGGCAAACTTGCGCCAGAAAAGTTTCGAGGTCATACTACATCGCCAAGTTCCTCCCAATGATGGCGGCATCAGCCTCGGCCAAATTGCCATCGCCGCCGCCATTTTGCAGCGTGATGCCGTGAAAAGTGAGGAGTGATAAAGCCACTCATCATCACTTCATCACTTCATCACTTCTCCCGCCACCCGCCTCCCGCCACCCAGAGCCTCCCATGTGCCTCGGCGTCCCCGGAAAAGTGATCGAAATCCAACCCAATCCTTTGGGCATGACAATGGGCAAAGTCAGCTTTGCCGGCGTGGTCAAAGAAGTCTGCCTGGCTTACACGCCGGAAGTCGAGGTGGGCGACTATGTGGTGGTGCATGTGGGCTTCGCCATCAGCAAAGTCAACGAGCAGGAAGCGATGGAGGTGTTCCAGTATTTGCAGCAGATGGATGAGCTGGCCGAGCTGGACGTCCCGCAACCCGAATGATGCGAGGAGATGAGGCGGCGAAGCGGCGACGAAATTCCTTGCCTCTTCGCTTCGTCGCCTCATGGTTCCCTATGAAGTACGTCGACGAATACCGCAATGCGGACGAAGCGCAGAAGTTTGTGCGGCTCATCGCCGGGAAGGTGACCCGCCCGTGGACGCTGATGGAGATCTGCGGCGGGCAGACGCATACGCTGATCAAGTCCGGCATCGACCGCCTGTTGCCCGAGGAAATCACGCTGGTGCATGGGCCCGGCTGCCCGGTGTGCGTGACACCGCTCGAGCTGATCGATAAAGCCATCGCCATCGCCCGGCGGCCGGAGGTGATCTTCACCTCGTTTGGCGACATGCTGCGGGTGCCCGGCTCGCAGACCGACCTGCTGAGTGTGAAAGCGGCTGGCGGCGATGTACGCATGGTCTATTCACCGTTGGACGCCGTGAAGCTGGCGCAGAGCCATCCCGACCGGCAGGTCGTGTTTTTCGCTGTGGGCTTCGAGACGACGGCCCCGGCCAATGCCATGGCGGTGTGGCAGGCGCACCAGCTCGGGCTGGCCAATTTCTCGATCCTCAGCTCGCACGTGCTGGTGCCCCCGGCCATGACGGCCATCCTCGGCTCGCCGCACAACCTTGTGCAAGGCTTTTTGGCGGCGGGCCACGTATGTGCGGTCATGGGCTATTGGGAATACGAGCCGCTGGCCGAGCGCTATCGCACACCCATTGTCGTCACCGGCTTCGAACCGCTCGATCTGCTGCAAGGCATTTACATGACGGTGACAGCGCTGGAGGAAGGCCGGTGGGGCGTCGAGAACCAGTATGCGCGGGCGGTCACGCGGGCGGGCAATGCGCCGGCGCAGCGGCTGCTGAGCCAGGTCTTCGACGTGTGCGACCGGGCCTGGCGGGGAATTGGGGTGATTCCGGGCAGCGGGCTGGCGCTGCGCTCCGAGCTTGCTCAGTTCGACGCCGCCGTTCGCTTTGCTGTGGCCGATGTGACCGCGCAGGAGTCGGAGGTGTGCATCGCCGGCGAGATCATGCAGGGCTTGCGCAAGCCGCATCAATGCCCGGTCTTCGGCACGCTGTGCACGCCCGAACATCCCGTGGGGGCGCCGATGGTGTCATCCGAAGGCGCTTGCGCCGCGTACTATCACTATGGGCGCGTGTTCGCGCCGGCTGCCCCATGACTGTCACCGCCGATTTTCTGCTTTCCATGCAATGCCCCATCCCCATCTCCGACTACCCCCACGTCCTGCTGGCGCACGGCGGCGGCGGGCGGCTGACGCAGATGCTGATCGAGCGCATGTTCGCGCCAGCCTTCGCCAATCCCGCGCTGGAGATGCTGCATGATGGGGCCGTGCTCCAGGTGGAGAACGCACGCCTGGCCTTCTCCACCGACTCCTTCGTGATCAGCCCCCTCTTCTTCCCCGGCGGCGACATCGGCTCGCTGGCTGTGCACGGCACCGTGAACGACCTGGCCATGTGCGGGGCCCAACCGGTCGCGCTCTCCTCAAGCCTCATTTTGGAAGAGGGCCTGCCGATGGCAGACTTGTGGCGCCTGGTGCAGTCGATGCAGGCCGCCGCCCAGGCTGTGGGTGTGCCCATCGTCACCGGCGACACGAAAGTAGTGGACCGCGGCAAGGGCGACGGCGTCTTCATCAACACCGCCGGCGTGGGCCTGATCCCCGCCGGGGTGCACATCTCGCCGCTGCGGGCCCAGCCCGGCGATGTCGTTTTGATCAATGGCCCCATCGCCCAGCACGGCATCGCCATCATGTCGGTGCGCGAAGGGCTGGCCTTCGAGACGACGATCGTCAGCGATTCGGCGCCGCTGCCCGGCCTGGTGCAGGCGATGTTGGCGGCGGGCGGCGAGGCCGTGCACGTCCTGCGCGACCCCACGCGCGGCGGCGTCGCCAGCGCCACGAACGAGATCGCCCAAAAAGCAGGCGTGGGGATACGCTTGCGCGAAAAAGACATCCCCATCGCCGAGGACGTGCAGGGCGCTTGCGAAATCTTGGGCCTGGATCCGCTCTACGTCGCCAACGAGGGCAAATGCCTGGCCCTTGTCGCCCCGGCAGCGGCGGACCAGGTGCTGGCGGCCATGCGCGCCCATCCGCTGGGGCGGCAGGCCGCCGCCATCGGCGAGGTGGCGGCCGCACATCCGGGCCGGGTGTTGCTGCGCAGCCGCATCGGGGGCACGCGCGTGGTGGACATGCTCAGCGGCGAACAGTTGCCGCGCATCTGCTGACGCTGACCGCCCAAGCCTCACGCTATCAGGTGACCGGGTGGGAGCATGTGGAACCGGCCGGGCCCGCACGAACGCTACTGGCCCCATGAGCCGCCCCATTCGCGAACCTCGCGGCTTGCGTTGGCTGTGCGATTCGCAACCTTTCGTGTGGCAGCCGCCCTCGACGTGAGCGAGGGGCGAGGGACGGGTGGACGGTGGGGGTAACCGTCTCATGACGCGCTCTGTGACGCAACGCGACAGTGTGTGCTTCTTGTGAAAAATGGAGCGTACAATATGATCTGGATCATACCCACGGCCCTGTGAAGACCGTACACTGGGATTACCGCTCGTATTGGCGGTTGGCCCACTCGGTTAAAGGAGAAACTGAATATGCACCCACAAGTCAGCGGAAGCCGTGACTCGCCGATGACCTTCATGGACGAGGTCACTGCCCATACGCCCGGCGCGCATCCTCGCTTGGAAATGTGTATCCAATGCGGCACATGCGGCGGATCGTGCCCGTCGGGGGCGGATATGGATCACACCCCGCGGCAGTTGTTTGCGATGATCAAGGCTGAGATGAGGGATGAGGTGTTGCGCAGCAACACGCCCTGGTATTGTGTTTCATGCTACTTCTGCATGGTGCGTTGCCCGCAGGAAGTGCACATCACCGACCTGATGTACACGCTCAAGCGGATGGCAATCAAGGAGGGGATGTATCGCGAGTCCACCGCCGCCGACATCCCAGATTTTTCGGAAACGTTCATCGACTACGTGCAGAGTCACGGGCGCAGCTTCGAGCTGGGGCTGGCCACGCGCTATCACCTGCGCCATCACCCGCTGGGGATGGTCAAAAAGGCCGGGCTGGGCTTGGAGCTGATCCGCCGCGGGCGGATGGACCTGACCCCGAAGCGGATCAAAGACATCGACCAGCTTCACGCCATCCTCGCCAAAGCCAGGGAGTTGGGAGGTGAGCCATGAAATACGGTTTCTATCCCGGCTGTTCGCTTGAGCGAAACGCCATTGCCTATCACCAATCGACGATGGCCGTGGCGCAGGAATTGGGCATCGAGTTCGTGGAGGTGGATGACTGGAACTGCTGCGGCGCCACCGAATATATCGCCATCGACCTGCTCCCGGCCTACGCCCTGATCTCGCGCAACCTGGCGTTGGCCAGCCAACTCAAACTGAACGGCGGATCACAAAAGCAACTGGTGGCGCCTTGCAGCGCCTGTTACCTCAATCTGACCAAAGCCGACAAATACATGGCGGATGCGCCCTTGTTGGCGCAGCAGGTCAACACCGCTCTCCAGGCGGGCGGACTCAGCTACACGCCCGGCAGCGTCCGCGTCCGCCACCTCTTGGACATCGTGATCAACGATGTCGGTTACGCAGCGGTGGCCAAAAAAGTGACCAAGCCACTCTATGCGCTGCGGGTGGCGCCGTATTACGGCTGCTTGATCGTGCGACCGGGCTTCCGCGAGGTGCTGGATGATCCCGAATATCCCACTGTGCTCGATAAGCTGATGACTGCG
This genomic stretch from Caldilineales bacterium harbors:
- the hypE gene encoding hydrogenase expression/formation protein HypE — encoded protein: MQCPIPISDYPHVLLAHGGGGRLTQMLIERMFAPAFANPALEMLHDGAVLQVENARLAFSTDSFVISPLFFPGGDIGSLAVHGTVNDLAMCGAQPVALSSSLILEEGLPMADLWRLVQSMQAAAQAVGVPIVTGDTKVVDRGKGDGVFINTAGVGLIPAGVHISPLRAQPGDVVLINGPIAQHGIAIMSVREGLAFETTIVSDSAPLPGLVQAMLAAGGEAVHVLRDPTRGGVASATNEIAQKAGVGIRLREKDIPIAEDVQGACEILGLDPLYVANEGKCLALVAPAAADQVLAAMRAHPLGRQAAAIGEVAAAHPGRVLLRSRIGGTRVVDMLSGEQLPRIC
- a CDS encoding 4Fe-4S dicluster domain-containing protein produces the protein MTFMDEVTAHTPGAHPRLEMCIQCGTCGGSCPSGADMDHTPRQLFAMIKAEMRDEVLRSNTPWYCVSCYFCMVRCPQEVHITDLMYTLKRMAIKEGMYRESTAADIPDFSETFIDYVQSHGRSFELGLATRYHLRHHPLGMVKKAGLGLELIRRGRMDLTPKRIKDIDQLHAILAKARELGGEP
- a CDS encoding CoB--CoM heterodisulfide reductase iron-sulfur subunit B family protein — encoded protein: MKYGFYPGCSLERNAIAYHQSTMAVAQELGIEFVEVDDWNCCGATEYIAIDLLPAYALISRNLALASQLKLNGGSQKQLVAPCSACYLNLTKADKYMADAPLLAQQVNTALQAGGLSYTPGSVRVRHLLDIVINDVGYAAVAKKVTKPLYALRVAPYYGCLIVRPGFREVLDDPEYPTVLDKLMTALGATVVDFPVKTHCCGGHMTQISEPTALELIRRLLKNATDYNADVIVTLCPMCQLNLDGYQELVNQHFGTDYHIPILYFTQLMGLAFGLPARALGFGKEIVPANPALAKIGAEPPPKLKKERPSREALPMPVMPEEE